Genomic DNA from Jejubacter calystegiae:
AATTGGATAATGCAAACCTCGGTGGTAAACCCAAGCTGCCGGGCTTTCAGAATGATATTCCTTGTATGCATCCCCTCGAAATATTCGAGTTGCTCAGGCGTCATACCGAAGCGTACCGGCTTGCCCTCTTTGTTCGTAATCCAGTAGAGATGATTTAGCCGCCAGAGCTTGTCACGAAGCAGCGCGAGATGTTCCGCCTTCATGCTCACCCCTTAGCTAATTCATCCATCATTGAAGACAAGGATTCTGTCTCGTCACTCTTCTTCTCAGAGTCGATGTTGTAGGCCTCGCGCTCAGCTTTGATTATCTTCACCTGAGCATCTACGCCAGCGACGAGAGAGCGGGAAAGAGATGCGTGGTTATCTTCGGTAAAATCGACACTTTCCAGGAAGTCGCCGAGTCGGTTAGCAATACGCCGCCATCGGGTTAGATCCATCCGGTGACCAAGAACTACATCAGCAGCAGCTTCGGATGCCTCATCGATAATCTCATCGTCAGTTCGCACATGTTCGCGCGAACCGTCATTGCGAACCTCGCTGCGAACCAATTTCAATCTGGTCGCTTCCTTGACCTTTTCTGTCAGGTCCCTTAGCCAACCATTTTGCGTTGCTCGCTTCCTTATCGCAGTGTCGCTTACTCCATACTTTTCGGCTATTGCACGAATGGACAGCGAGCCAGCCCGGTAAGCCGACTCGATGGCCTCCCAGTCTGGTTTTGCCATTTTTTTATACCCAGTTGGTTACCTGAATTTTAGCTGTTGCACCTGTTCCGGCTCTTACCCAAACCGAAAGCGGTGGAGTAACGGTCATTACCCCGCTGGCGAGATGGTGCCACGCCTCACTATTTGACTCAGTCGCGTACAGCACAGTCCCGCTCGTAACAGTGACGTGCGCATAGTTGTCGCCATTCGTAATTTGTACGGCTGTTTGATCTAATGTTTTTGCTGTTGTCACGTTACGTCCCTCACGCCAGTACAAAATCGGGGTCATCAGGCACAACGATGTACCGCTGTGCCGCCGCAGGAATATCGCCATAAATCACGTCGACATGAAATCCCGGGCGCTGTGTCGGCGGTGTGATGCATTCGCCCGTCGTCTCGTCATAAACGCCATCGTCGTTATAGAGCACGCCACGAACCGCTATTTGTAATGCTGGCGTTGGCGCTATCCAGCCTGATTTTTTAGACCACCAGCCTGTGGATTTTTTGGCTGTGGGCTCATCAGGGAATTGCAGATATCGCATAATAATCACTCCTTGAAATAGCTGATACGCCGAATGTAGCGAGTGGACCAGGGTAATGCCGGGGCCGGGAGTTGATACCAGTCGCCCGCCTCAGCCGGTAACGTCACCGTATCTGTTGTGCCGTCTGTGTATGTGATGCGTAGCCCGCTCAGACCCGGATAAATGCGGACGCTCGCGAATGCTGCGGCGCGGGTTGTCGAGGCAGAGTCTGTATGAATGGGTGACGTCATAATCGCTGATTGCTCAACCTGCGCGAATCCGACGACGATCGAATCTCCAGCCGTGGCCGCTACTGATTTAGCGGTGTGCGCCGCGCCGAAATAAACGAAATATGAGGAGCTGACCGGCAGAGATGCGGTTGCTGTAACAATGAACCAGCCGTCAACAAATTCACGCACAGCTACAACAACAGGCAGGCTGCCAACTGCGCTGATTATTCCCCCGGTTTTGTCGATCAGGTCAGCGTAAAAATGTGACGAATTTTGCCGGGTTGAATCCTCCAGTGTAGCGTGGAGATAACTGGTTGTGCCGGGTTTAACGTAGAGCGTAAACACGCAATCACCCGCGGCCAGCGCAGGGGTCTGGTAAACGCGGGTATAGGTCGCTGTAGCTGTTGCGGTAACAAACTGTGCATGTTCATTTGCGAATAGCATCTCATCACTATTAGTAACTGATGAATTTGCAGCTCGCCACTCACCAAAATTCGTAGCATGCGTGAGTAAATTTGTAGCCTGCCGCTCTGGCTCATGCCTGCCGACTACTACGCCGT
This window encodes:
- a CDS encoding phage head spike fiber domain-containing protein, giving the protein MRGLYIPSAPVLGNISAGAGGGADLSDIDLTAQTLDSRIKYQCASNHAYYAADGTIQFAEPDIWPLEYRDGVVVGRHEPERQATNLLTHATNFGEWRAANSSVTNSDEMLFANEHAQFVTATATATYTRVYQTPALAAGDCVFTLYVKPGTTSYLHATLEDSTRQNSSHFYADLIDKTGGIISAVGSLPVVVAVREFVDGWFIVTATASLPVSSSYFVYFGAAHTAKSVAATAGDSIVVGFAQVEQSAIMTSPIHTDSASTTRAAAFASVRIYPGLSGLRITYTDGTTDTVTLPAEAGDWYQLPAPALPWSTRYIRRISYFKE